A region of the Gouania willdenowi chromosome 1, fGouWil2.1, whole genome shotgun sequence genome:
TAATCCAGTGAAGATGAGGAAAATCAAGGAGATGGTAacttttcttctttgtcttccatttcttttaaaactcatttactttaatataatattgaagtaaatgTGGCGCCATGGCAACACCACCATCATGGCTTTTAAGTAAAGGATGTTTTTTAAAACGGGCCAGTCTACACAGGTGCAGAAGTTTTACTTTGGTTTGCTTTTCATTGAATTCTGTCTTATCATATTTCTACCATTAGAGGACAGTATATTAGTTACTTCACTTTGAGGTAAAGTGTTTTCATGATCTACAGATAAGgtaatttagaaaataatagtaattttgtaaatattttaccTTCTAAAAAGCACTTTTGGTTTAGTTTATTCTGAGGTTGTGTTGAAAAGATGCTGCTTAAAACACATTTGTGTTTGGatttacaaataaaaggtaattAGGTGTAAAAAGGGAACATTTCCATATATATTTAAGTTTCTtgttaattaaaagaaaaatgggtTGGACTTAAACCGCTCAGtttgtttcaataaaaacatttgggaagttttatttaattttttaaaattttgggtTTGTTCtaaaagatgcaaaaatgttatcaaaatccaatgatgacataaaaaaatgcaacagaagGCCATTATCCATCCTAAGTTTCTCGTTATCGGCTTTAACTTGACCTCTCATTTGCTTTGCAGCTTCGCCAGAACCTGGAGAagaaagacaagaagaagaagaagaggaagaaggatAAGAAGGAGAAAAAAGGAGACAAAGAGCGAAGGAAGGAGAAGAAGCACAAGAGAAGGAGTTCTGGTTCCAGCTCAGAGGAAGACGACGAGAAGAGACACGGGTAGGCTGAAAAACATCTAGAACATTAGGACTTCTGCAGGTCTCTGTGTGGAAAAGGAGTTCAGGAATAGTTTAAGGAACACAACATGGTTTTAGGATTTGATTTGGCCTCCAAATTCCCAGATATCCATCCTGGATTTGCTGCACATCCAGGCTTAAAATTATAACATTTTGGATGTGGTCAAACTCATACTTACTGGAAAAGGTATTTCCTGTACAGTAAATTAATGATGTGTGGCACCCAGACTtaaattatgtttgtttttttgtttctttctttctgatcAATTTCCAGGACACGAGACAAATATTCAACAGACGGCAGATCAGGATCCCACCATCTTCGAGGCTATGGCCTCCAGGTGAGCCTCAGCTTGTCCTCCACATACACGTGTTACTCCCATTAGCCTTCATTTAGCAACCATGCGtaaaaacgggtgcaaatctgagtgcatATTTGGTCATACAACAAGACCAAtgtgtgattcatgaaacattcatacctgaccaatcccagcgtacaaatgatcgggtgttgataaatgcggcggATTAATTCGATCATCATTAACTAGTAACGCATCCTCACATCtaaggtggagcaaaacaaagagatGCTTTTTGAATGCGTGACAACTGGAATTATAtattcttgatatcaaactgGGGTCACgatcaaaaaaaggttgggaatcactgcactaaactgttttatttccacttccaaattaaattctttaaaatgtgttattacatcattatgctctatagttttgttttttttttaaattgttttctcagcaaaatgttgcagtcgaaaaaagggggtacttggattcagaaataaaagaaagggggtactagagccaaaaaagtcCACgcagaaccactgctttaggcaataaatatcacattaaacaaAACGCttttaaaaaagccttaaaaatgactaaatgttttcccttgtctgtgtttattatgccttcagccaCTTGCACcaataattcatcacattactgattaaatactttaaatatcTATTTACATATAAAAGCATAAATGTCTGAGTTAATTCTCCTCATCAGGTTGTTGTGTAACTGTGTTATTGTTGCATCCTAAATGCTTTGTGTGTTCTCTCAGGTGCCCGCAGGGCGGCAGCACCACCAGCCATCGCTTCGTCGTGAAAGGAGTCGCTCCAGGTCTCCTCACAGAGACCACAGAGACGCTCGCTCTTTCTCGTCCTCTCAGCGAGTACAGCGGAGCGCCGTGCCGAGAACAGGAAGTCCCACTAAGGAACGTTACATCCGTCACACCAACAACGTGTCCAAGTAGGAGCCGATTCTGAAACTGGTTTACGACTAGGGTTGCACGATTATAGCCAAActgataatcatgattattttgatcaatattataatcacaattatttatcatattagggggaaaaatctgtttttattgcactacttttaaacaaacaatatgtgtacagtttagtgcaaaattaagctttacaattgaattatgttaaaaaataatttaaaaaaatgattacctcaataatttaaaaagtaccaaaggctaactgaataaatacgcTGCGTGCATAGaccgtattttaaatgtaaatattgctgacgatcaggttaatttaatcatggcatccaaaatcacaattaaaattcaattaattgtgcagccctactagTACTTTTAGGGGAaaagtaataattgtaattttatttgttattggaaaaaatgccagtcaatgtaatcgtaattgaggtgtgattgaacatggataattgaattttaattgtaaaagaCCCCAACCGTGGCTACCGTGTGCTATGAGTCTAGTCGATGCTAAGCCTGTTCGTTCTCCCCCCATGGCAGGAAGCTGTCTGCAGACGAACTGGAGCGTAAGCGTCTTGAGATGATGGATCAGGCCAAGCAGAGGGATGAGGATCGCGAGAACAACGTCAGGAGATACAAGAGGCAGGACGAGCAGGAGAAGCTGAGGGAGAGACAGAAAGCCACCAAGAGGGAGCAACACACCGGCTTCATACAGTACGTTTGagatgactgtttttttttaaccctcgAAGCATCTTTGTGaacaaaagtgacattttgggtgtttttatttgtttgcctcTCAATATTCCActcatttttaaggctttagccattattgttatttttcattccTGTGCATTGGAAGTGTAtagaaaaagtatttattatgtGTCATACTGACACTAAGTAACCACATGACCAAATTTGCCTCATTGATGCCCATTGTAAGCACAtatttcatatactgtaatcatgacatatCATAATGCGTTTTCAATTATTACCTAATAGATcaaagcctctaccttcaaaataaagggaacATATGTTTCAGGTGTAATGACCCCCTACCAACCAGAGACCATTGCACAAAGTTTTGAGGAATTTTCAGTGAAGGCCTGGATTTATTATCTTGCAAAATATACAAGGTGtacaagtgtatttttttttttttctttaaaaccgtccttgtgccaaaaataCTAATGCATTAAAATCAATTCTGCTTTCAATTAATGACACGATCAAGGCTGTAAgattttcatcaaaaatatttcCCTTTGGTCGTCAttcatttttggaaatactgcatatttaatgttttacctgctggaaaaaaaatagaggtTCTCGTGATAAAAAAgtccatacaaacataaaaagtgttttaaaatgataataaatcttACATCTATGGATAGAtctgaagtagttgaaaagatctgatgcagcggtagtaaaagtaaaattaatgGAGTACATTTTTATAGCACTTTAATGTAATGGACCGTTTGTGCACACAAGGTGTCCAAGTGTGTAAATTTAAAGGAGTGCACAAGGGTTAAACGTGTTCTGATCTTTGTCTTGCAGCGACATGAAGCTGGAGAGCGCCGCGAGCTCGTCGTTGGAAGACCGAGTGAAGAGGAACATTCACTCCATTCAGAGAACCCCAGCC
Encoded here:
- the cwc25 gene encoding pre-mRNA-splicing factor CWC25 homolog, with the protein product MGGGDLNLKKSWHPQTMKNIERVWKAEQKHEAERKKIDELQKELKEERAREEITRFAENTGAIKKKDDRLDWMYQGPAGSVSRDEYLMGRPIDKQITDQYTEQESGPSAETGLLPGSIFNPDTGASSLDLAAKIREDPLFTIRKREEEKKREVLTNPVKMRKIKEMLRQNLEKKDKKKKKRKKDKKEKKGDKERRKEKKHKRRSSGSSSEEDDEKRHGTRDKYSTDGRSGSHHLRGYGLQVPAGRQHHQPSLRRERSRSRSPHRDHRDARSFSSSQRVQRSAVPRTGSPTKERYIRHTNNVSKKLSADELERKRLEMMDQAKQRDEDRENNVRRYKRQDEQEKLRERQKATKREQHTGFIHDMKLESAASSSLEDRVKRNIHSIQRTPASLDNFMRR